One region of Epilithonimonas zeae genomic DNA includes:
- the argC gene encoding N-acetyl-gamma-glutamyl-phosphate reductase gives MKKSVGIIGANGYTGSELVRLLAFHPNIELKFLFSRSNSGVKISELYPDLDSICDLVLTKEISQTDILFLCLPHKESQNWLNENKVSEETLIIDLGNDFRLDGDFGNRNFIYGLPEIFFNEIQNSKSIANPGCFATAIQLALLPLAKENLLKDVYTTGITGSTGAGQSLQATTHFTWRNDNISAYKTLNHQHVDEILKQVNSLNNQEVELNFVPWRGDFARGIFTSSIIGCDWELEKIYSLYKDFYKDSSFVKVSEKPIDMKQVVNTNFCVIQIEKQGNKIAVHSAIDNLLKGASGQAVQNMNIANGWEQNLGLNLKPLAF, from the coding sequence ATGAAAAAATCAGTTGGAATTATCGGAGCCAACGGTTACACAGGAAGCGAACTTGTTCGATTGCTGGCTTTTCATCCGAATATAGAATTAAAGTTTTTGTTCAGCCGTTCCAATTCCGGAGTGAAGATTTCAGAATTATATCCGGATTTGGATTCAATTTGCGATTTGGTTTTGACGAAGGAAATTTCACAAACCGACATTCTTTTCCTTTGCCTACCTCATAAAGAAAGTCAAAATTGGCTGAACGAAAACAAAGTGTCAGAGGAAACTTTGATTATTGATTTAGGAAACGATTTTCGATTGGATGGTGATTTTGGAAACAGAAATTTTATCTACGGTTTGCCGGAAATTTTTTTTAATGAAATCCAGAATTCGAAAAGTATTGCTAATCCGGGATGTTTTGCGACTGCGATTCAGTTGGCATTATTGCCTTTAGCGAAAGAAAATCTGTTGAAAGATGTTTACACAACGGGAATCACTGGTTCAACCGGAGCTGGACAGTCGTTGCAGGCGACAACGCATTTCACTTGGAGAAATGACAATATTTCCGCTTACAAAACCTTGAATCATCAGCACGTTGATGAGATTTTAAAACAAGTCAATTCGCTGAATAATCAAGAAGTAGAGCTCAATTTTGTTCCGTGGCGCGGCGATTTTGCAAGAGGGATTTTCACAAGCTCTATTATCGGATGTGATTGGGAATTGGAGAAGATTTACTCTTTATATAAAGACTTTTACAAGGATTCATCTTTTGTGAAAGTTTCAGAAAAACCGATTGATATGAAACAAGTTGTTAATACCAATTTCTGCGTCATACAAATAGAAAAACAAGGAAACAAAATAGCAGTCCATTCTGCAATCGACAACCTTCTGAAAGGAGCATCAGGACAAGCTGTTCAAAATATGAATATTGCCAATGGCTGGGAACAAAATTTAGGCTTGAATTTAAAACCTTTAGCATTCTAA
- a CDS encoding aspartate aminotransferase family protein encodes MNLFNVYPLFNINPVKAQGSFLWDENGQQYLDFYGGHAVISIGHNHPHYVERLKNQLEKISFYSNSVENKIQQELAEKLGLLSGYEDYSLFLCNSGAEANENALKLASFHNGKKKVVYFSEAFHGRTSAAVAVTDNTKIVAPVNESENFVKCEFNNSEELEKIFAENQNEISAVIVEGIQGVGGINLLTEDFILKIEKLCKENNSILILDEVQSGYGRSGKFFAHQEFDIKPDLITVAKGMGNGFPMGGVLISPKFEASYGLLGTTFGGNHLACVAGLAVLEVIEKENLIQNSEKIGAYIEEKIKHFPHIKNIKRRGLMIGIELDQACADVRKALLFEHFIFTGNANDKNVLRILPALNISEKESDLFINALEKTLKAIDVEIVELK; translated from the coding sequence ATGAATTTATTCAACGTATATCCACTCTTCAACATCAATCCAGTAAAAGCCCAAGGTTCTTTTCTCTGGGACGAAAACGGTCAGCAATATCTCGATTTTTATGGCGGTCACGCTGTGATTTCCATTGGTCATAATCATCCGCATTATGTTGAAAGGTTGAAAAATCAATTGGAGAAAATCAGTTTTTATTCCAATTCTGTGGAGAACAAGATTCAGCAAGAACTGGCTGAGAAATTGGGATTATTGTCTGGGTACGAAGATTACTCGTTGTTCTTATGCAATTCCGGAGCGGAAGCGAATGAAAATGCTTTGAAGCTGGCTTCATTTCATAACGGGAAAAAGAAAGTGGTTTATTTCTCAGAAGCTTTTCACGGACGAACTTCTGCCGCAGTTGCCGTAACAGACAATACAAAAATTGTTGCGCCAGTCAACGAATCTGAAAATTTTGTCAAATGTGAATTCAATAATTCAGAAGAATTGGAGAAGATTTTTGCAGAAAATCAAAACGAAATTTCTGCTGTGATTGTAGAAGGAATCCAAGGTGTTGGTGGAATCAATTTATTGACGGAAGATTTCATTTTAAAGATTGAAAAATTGTGCAAAGAAAACAATTCGATTTTGATTTTGGACGAGGTTCAGTCAGGTTACGGACGTTCCGGGAAATTCTTTGCGCATCAGGAATTTGACATCAAACCGGATTTGATTACAGTTGCCAAAGGAATGGGAAATGGCTTTCCGATGGGTGGCGTTTTGATTAGCCCAAAATTCGAAGCGAGTTACGGATTATTGGGGACCACTTTTGGAGGAAATCATTTGGCTTGCGTCGCTGGTTTAGCGGTTTTGGAAGTCATCGAAAAAGAAAATTTAATCCAAAATTCAGAAAAAATAGGAGCTTATATCGAAGAAAAAATCAAACATTTTCCTCATATCAAAAACATCAAAAGGCGCGGTCTGATGATTGGAATTGAGCTCGACCAAGCTTGTGCAGATGTCAGGAAAGCATTGCTGTTTGAGCATTTTATTTTCACGGGCAATGCCAATGACAAGAATGTTCTGCGGATTTTACCGGCGCTTAACATTTCGGAAAAAGAATCCGATTTGTTCATCAATGCTTTAGAAAAAACTTTGAAAGCAATTGATGTAGAAATAGTAGAATTAAAATAA
- the argB gene encoding acetylglutamate kinase → MQKLYIIKIGGTLIDDKKSLKAFLEQFSKIKGAKILIHGGGKIAETLAEKLKIRQTMIDGRRITNKKTLKLVTMVYAGRINKNIVAKLQSFDCNAIGFSGADGNVIKAERRQHPEIDFGFVGDINEKSINHELIINIINLGLVPVFSAITHDKKGNLFNTNADTIAGTIAQALSKYFDTELLFCFDKNGVLENIEDENSNLKTINKQEFSELKSQGKLHKGILPKLENAFKAKENGVQKVALIKEEKLSDQIKLRNEGTEICL, encoded by the coding sequence ATGCAAAAACTATATATCATAAAAATTGGCGGAACTCTTATCGATGACAAAAAATCATTGAAGGCTTTCCTTGAACAATTTTCAAAAATCAAAGGCGCTAAAATCCTGATTCACGGCGGTGGAAAAATTGCTGAAACTTTAGCTGAAAAGTTAAAAATAAGGCAAACAATGATTGACGGACGAAGAATCACGAATAAGAAAACTTTGAAACTCGTAACGATGGTTTATGCGGGCAGAATCAACAAAAACATCGTGGCAAAACTGCAAAGTTTCGATTGCAATGCGATTGGATTTTCTGGTGCAGACGGTAACGTCATCAAAGCCGAAAGAAGACAACATCCGGAAATTGATTTTGGATTTGTTGGCGACATCAATGAAAAAAGTATCAATCACGAATTGATTATTAATATAATAAATCTGGGTCTGGTTCCGGTGTTTTCTGCAATCACTCACGATAAAAAAGGAAATCTGTTCAACACCAATGCAGACACGATTGCCGGAACTATCGCTCAGGCTTTATCAAAATATTTCGATACAGAATTGCTGTTCTGTTTCGATAAAAATGGGGTTTTGGAAAATATTGAAGACGAAAATTCAAATTTGAAAACAATCAACAAACAAGAATTTTCTGAATTAAAATCCCAAGGAAAGCTACACAAAGGGATTTTACCAAAATTAGAGAATGCTTTCAAGGCCAAAGAAAATGGCGTTCAGAAAGTGGCTTTAATCAAAGAAGAAAAATTATCAGACCAAATAAAACTACGAAATGAAGGAACTGAAATCTGTCTTTAG
- a CDS encoding PKD domain-containing protein, whose product MKLRIFYLLLFFCFALTTNSCRKAEEAAVDCLGEAILTSMHYDISTTNPKQLDFTISYSGEKTLTSVEWDFGDGNKTTTTNKTISHTYSTSGTYEVKTNVNLDKGKCTVSPKKSVTVE is encoded by the coding sequence ATGAAACTAAGAATTTTTTACCTGTTATTATTTTTCTGCTTTGCACTAACAACCAACTCCTGCAGAAAAGCTGAGGAAGCTGCTGTAGACTGTCTTGGCGAAGCTATACTCACTTCTATGCATTACGATATCTCTACCACAAATCCAAAGCAGTTAGATTTCACCATAAGTTACAGCGGTGAAAAAACACTGACTTCTGTAGAGTGGGATTTTGGAGATGGTAACAAAACTACCACAACCAATAAAACAATTTCACACACTTATAGCACCAGTGGCACTTACGAAGTAAAAACCAATGTGAATCTGGATAAGGGAAAATGTACGGTATCGCCTAAGAAATCTGTGACTGTAGAATAA
- a CDS encoding GNAT family N-acetyltransferase — MKLEVSSEKHLVYVEEIRNEMEDSAKKRGTGIAKRSSDYLSKKISEGNSIIAIDENGTWAGFCYIETWTNGEYVANSGLIISPQFRNAGLATQIKERIFQLSREKYPNAKIFGLTTGMAVMKINSSLGYKPVIYSELTQDEQFWNGCKNCVNYDILMMKERKNCLCTAMLFVPENLNQEKKKNFESINNNNE, encoded by the coding sequence ATGAAATTAGAAGTTTCTTCAGAGAAACATTTGGTTTATGTAGAAGAAATCAGAAACGAAATGGAGGATTCTGCGAAAAAACGCGGAACTGGTATCGCAAAACGTTCTTCCGACTATCTGAGCAAAAAAATCTCAGAAGGCAATTCTATTATAGCAATTGACGAAAATGGTACCTGGGCAGGCTTCTGTTACATAGAAACCTGGACAAACGGTGAGTATGTAGCCAATTCAGGATTGATAATTTCGCCTCAATTCAGGAATGCCGGTCTGGCAACTCAGATTAAGGAAAGGATTTTCCAATTATCCCGTGAAAAATATCCGAATGCGAAAATTTTTGGATTGACAACAGGAATGGCGGTGATGAAAATCAACAGCAGTTTAGGTTACAAGCCGGTTATTTATTCTGAACTGACTCAGGATGAACAATTCTGGAATGGCTGTAAAAATTGTGTGAACTACGATATTCTGATGATGAAAGAACGCAAAAACTGTCTTTGTACGGCAATGCTTTTCGTTCCCGAAAATCTGAATCAAGAGAAAAAGAAAAATTTTGAATCCATAAATAATAATAATGAGTAA
- a CDS encoding ferritin-like domain-containing protein, with the protein MNILKILDKLSDDKFFTAEASRLDAITNITNFGKKAAVAAIPLGLGALMTTPVKGETTKAESSFAFKSTLTDALQLALVLEYLEDEYYRMGLATSGLIPNADRIVFSQISKHETAHVAFLKSALTSLGQTPGAKPTFDFTAKGNFSPFTDYNQFLILAQAFEDTGVRAYKGQAGNVMSNKDVLTAALQIHSVEARHASQVRRMRANKGWIELADGGNMPSATNPVYAGEQNTNQAGFNTATAFGDKAGSASYDEPMSGSDAQTIASLFIA; encoded by the coding sequence ATGAACATTCTTAAAATATTAGATAAGCTTTCTGATGACAAATTCTTTACTGCAGAAGCTTCAAGATTAGATGCAATTACAAATATTACCAACTTTGGGAAGAAAGCAGCAGTGGCTGCAATTCCTTTAGGATTAGGTGCCTTAATGACAACACCTGTAAAAGGCGAAACCACAAAAGCTGAATCATCATTTGCTTTCAAGAGTACATTAACAGATGCTTTGCAATTGGCTTTGGTTTTAGAATACCTTGAGGATGAGTACTACAGAATGGGATTAGCAACTTCAGGGCTAATTCCAAATGCTGATAGAATCGTTTTTTCACAGATTTCAAAACACGAGACTGCTCACGTTGCTTTTCTAAAGAGTGCTTTAACATCCTTAGGACAAACACCTGGTGCTAAACCAACCTTTGATTTTACAGCAAAAGGCAATTTCTCGCCGTTTACAGATTACAACCAGTTTTTGATTCTGGCTCAGGCTTTCGAAGATACGGGAGTGCGGGCTTACAAAGGCCAGGCTGGTAATGTAATGTCCAACAAAGATGTGTTGACCGCCGCTTTGCAAATCCATTCGGTGGAAGCAAGACATGCTTCTCAGGTCAGAAGAATGAGAGCAAACAAAGGTTGGATAGAGTTGGCTGATGGTGGTAATATGCCGTCAGCTACTAATCCAGTCTATGCTGGAGAACAAAATACCAATCAGGCAGGCTTCAATACAGCAACTGCTTTTGGGGATAAGGCAGGTTCTGCATCGTACGATGAGCCAATGAGCGGAAGCGATGCACAGACTATTGCATCATTGTTTATTGCATAG
- a CDS encoding acetylornithine carbamoyltransferase, translating to MKNFTSVYDIDNLQEIIAKALKIKKNPLENPTKGKGKTIGLVFLNSSLRTRLSSQIAAQNLGLNVLVLNAAQEAWNLEFADGTIMNGDTVEHIKDAIEVLNQYCDIIAVRCFAGMKNKEDDVNESILSQFLKHAKVPVVSLESATRHPLQSLADCITITENWKEDRKPKVVLTWAPHIKPIAQAVGNSFTEWIQQMDVDFVITNPEGYDLDKNFTKATPVIHNQDEALKDADFVYVKNWSSFDDYAKVLEVEDNWMLTNEKLELTNQAKVMHCLPVRRNLELSDEVMDGENSVIYQQAKNRIFSAQAVFSEILDELNKN from the coding sequence ATGAAAAATTTCACTTCGGTTTACGATATAGATAATTTGCAGGAAATCATTGCAAAAGCTCTAAAAATAAAAAAAAATCCATTAGAAAATCCAACCAAAGGAAAAGGAAAAACGATTGGTTTGGTTTTTCTCAATTCAAGTCTCAGAACAAGATTAAGTTCACAAATCGCCGCTCAGAATTTGGGACTGAATGTCCTGGTTCTCAATGCTGCACAAGAAGCCTGGAATCTGGAATTTGCTGACGGAACCATAATGAACGGCGATACAGTCGAACACATCAAAGATGCGATAGAAGTTCTGAATCAGTATTGCGATATCATTGCCGTGAGATGTTTTGCGGGAATGAAAAACAAGGAAGACGACGTGAATGAAAGCATTCTCAGTCAATTTCTGAAACACGCTAAAGTTCCTGTTGTTTCTCTGGAATCTGCGACTCGGCATCCATTGCAAAGTTTGGCGGATTGCATAACGATTACAGAAAACTGGAAGGAAGATAGAAAACCTAAAGTCGTTTTGACTTGGGCGCCTCATATCAAACCTATTGCACAGGCTGTCGGCAATTCTTTCACAGAATGGATACAACAGATGGATGTTGACTTTGTGATTACCAATCCGGAAGGCTATGATTTGGACAAAAATTTCACAAAAGCAACACCTGTGATTCACAATCAGGACGAAGCGTTGAAAGATGCGGATTTTGTTTATGTGAAAAATTGGTCTTCGTTTGATGATTATGCAAAAGTGCTGGAAGTTGAAGATAATTGGATGTTGACGAATGAAAAATTAGAATTAACCAATCAAGCGAAAGTTATGCATTGTCTGCCGGTTCGTAGAAATCTGGAACTGAGCGATGAAGTAATGGATGGCGAAAACTCAGTCATTTATCAGCAGGCTAAAAACAGAATATTTTCTGCACAAGCGGTTTTCAGTGAAATTTTAGACGAATTAAATAAAAATTAG
- a CDS encoding VOC family protein, with amino-acid sequence MIKFAYTILYVQDVEKSISFYENGFGFTRKFVTPDQDYAELLVGETTLAFASITLAQSNLFEGFMESKLSNKPFGIEIGFTTDDVEATVEKAITAGATLVEKPKIKPWGQTVAYLRDPDGFLIEVCTPMG; translated from the coding sequence ATGATAAAATTTGCTTACACCATTCTATACGTTCAGGATGTAGAGAAAAGCATTTCGTTTTATGAGAATGGATTTGGTTTCACGAGAAAATTTGTGACACCAGACCAGGATTACGCTGAACTTTTGGTGGGTGAAACAACTCTTGCTTTTGCTTCAATCACTTTAGCACAATCTAATCTATTCGAAGGCTTTATGGAAAGTAAATTGAGTAATAAGCCATTTGGGATTGAGATTGGTTTCACAACAGATGATGTAGAAGCTACTGTTGAAAAAGCAATAACAGCAGGTGCCACGCTTGTAGAGAAACCTAAGATCAAACCGTGGGGACAAACTGTAGCCTACCTGAGAGACCCTGATGGTTTCCTGATAGAAGTCTGCACACCTATGGGATAA
- the acs gene encoding acetate--CoA ligase codes for MRNYHIQNLQDYFKEYKKSIKNPKKFWDKIADENFVWYQRWSKVVDYNMEEANIKWFKNAKLNITKNCLDRHLSVRGDKTAIIWEPNDPKEEAQHISFNELYERVNKTANILREMGVEKGDRVCIYLPMIPELAITMLACAKLGAVHSVIFAGFSASAVASRVNDCGAKMVITSDGSYRGNKVLDLKSIVDEALEKAPTVENVLVVKRTHNDVKMKEGRDHWMSDYYDKASSDFVTVIMDAEDPLFILYTSGSTGKPKGMLHTCAGYMVYTAYTFKNVFNYKENDIYWCTADIGWITGHSYILYGPLLNGATTVIFEGVPTYPDAGRFWEVIEKHKVTQFYTAPTAIRSLAKESVEWVQKHNLDSLKVIGSVGEPINDEAWHWYNDNVGKKKCPIVDTWWQTETGGILISPIPFVTPTKPTYATLPLPGIQPVLMDDKRNEISGNQVTGNLCIRFPWPGIARTIWGDHQRYKETYFSAFPGKYFTGDGALRDEVGYYRITGRVDDVVIVSGHNLGTAPIEDSINEHPAVAESAIVGYPHDIKGNALYGFVILKESGEVRNKENLAKEINQLISEQIGPIAKLDKIQFVSGLPKTRSGKIMRRILRKIAEGDFSNFGDTSTLLNPEIVDEIKDERV; via the coding sequence ATGAGAAATTATCACATTCAGAATTTACAGGATTATTTTAAGGAGTATAAGAAGTCTATTAAAAATCCGAAAAAGTTTTGGGACAAGATTGCGGACGAGAATTTTGTGTGGTATCAACGTTGGTCCAAAGTCGTGGATTATAATATGGAGGAAGCCAACATCAAATGGTTCAAGAACGCAAAACTGAATATTACCAAAAACTGCCTGGACAGACATCTTTCCGTGCGTGGTGACAAAACCGCTATCATCTGGGAACCGAATGACCCAAAAGAAGAAGCGCAACATATCAGCTTCAATGAACTTTATGAAAGAGTGAATAAAACCGCCAATATCCTACGTGAAATGGGTGTTGAGAAAGGCGACAGAGTCTGCATCTACCTTCCGATGATTCCGGAATTAGCAATAACGATGCTGGCCTGTGCTAAATTGGGCGCGGTTCATTCTGTGATATTTGCAGGATTTTCCGCATCGGCTGTTGCTTCCAGAGTGAATGACTGTGGTGCAAAAATGGTTATCACATCAGACGGAAGTTATAGAGGAAACAAAGTCCTTGACCTGAAAAGTATTGTGGATGAAGCTTTAGAAAAAGCTCCAACCGTAGAAAATGTTTTGGTTGTTAAAAGAACACATAATGATGTAAAGATGAAAGAAGGGCGAGACCACTGGATGTCGGATTATTATGATAAAGCTTCTTCGGATTTTGTTACGGTAATTATGGATGCGGAAGACCCATTGTTCATTCTTTACACTTCCGGTTCTACAGGGAAACCAAAAGGGATGCTTCACACTTGCGCTGGTTATATGGTTTATACGGCTTACACGTTCAAGAATGTTTTTAATTATAAGGAGAATGACATCTATTGGTGTACGGCAGACATTGGCTGGATTACGGGGCACTCATATATTCTTTACGGTCCGTTACTGAATGGCGCAACAACAGTGATCTTCGAAGGGGTGCCAACTTATCCTGATGCGGGAAGATTCTGGGAAGTGATTGAGAAACATAAGGTAACTCAGTTTTACACAGCACCAACGGCGATTCGGTCATTGGCAAAGGAAAGTGTGGAATGGGTTCAGAAACATAATCTGGATTCTTTGAAAGTCATCGGCTCTGTTGGTGAACCAATTAATGATGAGGCGTGGCACTGGTACAATGATAACGTCGGCAAGAAAAAATGTCCAATTGTCGATACGTGGTGGCAAACTGAAACCGGCGGCATCCTCATCTCACCAATTCCTTTTGTGACGCCTACCAAACCCACTTATGCGACTTTGCCTTTACCCGGAATTCAGCCAGTGTTGATGGATGATAAACGCAACGAAATCTCCGGCAATCAAGTCACCGGGAATCTTTGTATCCGTTTTCCTTGGCCAGGCATTGCCAGAACGATTTGGGGTGATCATCAGCGTTATAAGGAGACCTATTTCTCTGCATTTCCTGGGAAATATTTCACTGGGGATGGTGCTTTGAGAGATGAGGTTGGTTATTACAGAATCACCGGGCGTGTGGATGATGTTGTGATTGTTTCCGGGCATAATCTTGGAACAGCACCAATTGAAGATAGCATCAATGAGCATCCTGCTGTAGCCGAATCTGCGATTGTTGGTTACCCGCACGATATCAAAGGAAATGCTCTTTATGGTTTCGTCATTCTGAAAGAATCCGGAGAAGTCCGAAACAAAGAGAACTTGGCAAAAGAAATTAACCAGTTGATTTCTGAACAGATCGGACCAATTGCGAAGTTGGATAAAATACAGTTTGTGTCTGGGTTACCGAAAACAAGATCAGGGAAAATTATGCGTCGAATCTTGAGAAAGATTGCTGAAGGCGATTTCTCTAACTTTGGGGATACTTCTACTCTATTGAATCCTGAGATTGTGGATGAGATTAAGGATGAGAGAGTTTAA
- a CDS encoding lipid A deacylase LpxR family protein has product MMRKKLIMLLMLSTVSAKAQTRPAEVGIILDNDLYVSTVNDQYYTNGVELFYRQIIPHKKEIVNKKILEFRLGQYIYNPQTNKALDLSKNDRPFAGYLFGEAGINTFYQDQSVLKIGTQLGYVGPNAFGEEFQKGFHKLFGYNKIYGWSHQVKNALAVQVNVFYSKQLFTGQQRFVDFHIQTEGSLGTVFTGVSVGPVVRLSLIKLIPIYNSNLYDGALQSDKNKTADREFYFYIMPKLNYQAYDATIQGSLFNEDSPVTFPLEPIRFNSEAGFKFRRNHWNLSYAFIYRSKELKNNDVKSYYYGSIGIGYLLY; this is encoded by the coding sequence ATGATGCGGAAGAAACTCATAATGTTGTTGATGCTCAGTACAGTTTCTGCTAAAGCACAGACAAGACCGGCAGAAGTAGGAATCATATTGGATAATGATCTCTATGTTTCCACCGTCAATGATCAATATTATACCAATGGTGTAGAGCTTTTCTATCGCCAGATAATTCCGCATAAAAAAGAAATTGTTAATAAAAAAATCCTCGAGTTCAGGCTGGGGCAGTATATTTACAATCCGCAAACCAATAAGGCTCTGGACTTATCCAAGAATGACCGCCCATTTGCTGGTTATCTTTTTGGAGAAGCAGGTATCAATACATTTTATCAGGATCAGTCGGTTCTCAAGATCGGTACACAACTCGGCTATGTGGGACCCAATGCTTTTGGAGAAGAATTTCAGAAAGGTTTTCATAAACTGTTTGGATACAACAAGATTTACGGATGGAGTCATCAGGTCAAAAATGCTTTGGCGGTTCAGGTAAACGTTTTCTATTCCAAGCAGTTGTTTACGGGGCAGCAACGTTTCGTAGATTTTCATATTCAGACAGAAGGAAGTTTAGGAACTGTTTTCACAGGAGTGAGTGTAGGACCGGTAGTGAGATTAAGCCTGATAAAGTTGATCCCCATTTATAATTCCAACCTCTATGATGGGGCATTGCAGAGCGATAAAAATAAAACTGCCGACCGCGAATTCTACTTCTATATCATGCCAAAACTGAATTACCAAGCCTATGATGCTACAATACAAGGCAGTTTGTTTAATGAGGACAGTCCTGTTACTTTTCCTTTGGAACCGATTCGCTTCAATTCAGAAGCGGGATTCAAATTCCGACGAAACCATTGGAATCTTTCCTACGCCTTCATCTACCGAAGCAAGGAGCTGAAAAACAACGATGTCAAATCCTATTACTACGGTTCTATTGGGATTGGTTATCTCTTATATTAA
- a CDS encoding argininosuccinate synthase yields the protein MSKKVVLAFSGGLDTSYCAKYLSETLAYEVHAVTINTGGFDKEDEVLLKEKAEKLGVASYRFVDASEKYYNDCVKYLIFGNVLKNNTYPLSVSAERTIQAQTIAEVALEIGADAIAHGSTGAGNDQVRFDLMFQVMCPKIEIITPIRDLSLSREDEIQFLKNHNYEMDFDKAKYSINKGLWGTSVGGKETLTSQNYLPEEAFPSQIEKTEPSPLEIEFKNGELFSVNGEMFSHPVLAIQKIEELASPYGIGRDIHVGDTIVGIKGRVGFEAAAASIIIKAHHLLEKHTLSKYQQTIKSQLSDWYGNWLHEALFLDPVMRNIESFLQDSQKTVNGKVFITLHPYRFILNGIASENDLMSSKFGSYGEENLAWSGEDVKGFTKILSNSLNIYHQVNKLN from the coding sequence ATGAGTAAGAAAGTAGTTTTGGCATTTAGCGGAGGTTTGGACACTTCTTATTGCGCAAAATATCTGAGTGAAACTTTGGCTTATGAAGTTCACGCAGTCACGATTAATACAGGAGGTTTTGATAAGGAAGATGAAGTTTTGCTAAAAGAAAAAGCGGAAAAATTAGGTGTGGCTTCTTACAGGTTTGTTGATGCTTCGGAAAAATATTATAATGATTGTGTCAAGTATTTGATTTTTGGTAACGTTTTGAAAAACAATACTTATCCATTGTCTGTGAGTGCGGAAAGGACGATTCAGGCGCAGACGATTGCGGAAGTAGCTTTGGAAATCGGAGCGGATGCGATTGCGCATGGAAGCACAGGAGCAGGAAATGACCAAGTTCGTTTTGATTTGATGTTCCAGGTAATGTGTCCGAAAATAGAAATCATCACACCAATTCGTGATTTGAGTTTGTCACGTGAAGATGAAATCCAATTTTTGAAAAATCACAATTACGAAATGGATTTTGACAAAGCAAAATATTCCATTAACAAAGGACTTTGGGGAACTTCGGTTGGTGGAAAAGAAACTTTGACATCTCAGAATTACCTTCCGGAAGAAGCATTTCCTTCTCAAATCGAGAAAACAGAGCCTTCTCCATTGGAAATCGAGTTCAAAAACGGAGAATTGTTTTCTGTAAATGGCGAGATGTTTTCTCATCCGGTTTTGGCGATTCAGAAGATTGAGGAATTAGCTTCTCCTTATGGAATCGGTCGTGATATCCACGTCGGAGATACGATTGTCGGCATCAAAGGACGTGTCGGTTTCGAGGCTGCTGCAGCGTCAATCATCATCAAAGCGCATCATTTGCTGGAGAAACACACTTTATCAAAATACCAGCAGACGATAAAATCACAGTTGTCGGATTGGTACGGAAACTGGCTTCACGAAGCGCTTTTCCTTGACCCGGTAATGAGAAATATCGAATCATTTTTGCAGGATTCTCAGAAAACCGTTAATGGAAAGGTATTCATCACGCTTCATCCGTATCGTTTCATTCTGAACGGAATCGCGTCTGAAAATGATTTGATGTCTTCAAAATTTGGAAGTTACGGCGAAGAAAATCTCGCTTGGAGTGGCGAAGATGTGAAAGGTTTTACAAAAATCCTTAGCAATTCGCTCAATATATATCATCAAGTTAACAAATTAAATTAA